The following proteins are co-located in the Elusimicrobiota bacterium genome:
- a CDS encoding glycosyltransferase: protein MLKLLYVISNTNGEKFTPFLFLLKKTGAEDQLIPKSVEYRIANNYSYMSIFGTIFSLFKFCRKIKPDIIVSFLWRANIVSAFVSLFCRIKLILAEHTVTDICISGYKHSFFKSVVLSLSYRIANKIIAVSDDVKDSLINYLKVDKNKVETIYNGVDIVTIETNSIEKVSLPFKEYLISCGRLEKEKNYSFLLEVINFLKQELSVNIPLVILGEGRERNKLEKKAKDLNIDLFMPGYIENPYPYIKNAKAFVLSSTYEGFPGVILEAMVLKTPIITVACRGGINEIIKNGVNGIIVEQNNIKAFASAIKDLKQNIPLKEKLVENAYKTVREKYDIKEMLFKYESIMEEIIYEKKI, encoded by the coding sequence ATGTTAAAGCTCTTATATGTAATATCCAATACCAATGGAGAAAAATTTACTCCTTTTTTATTTCTTTTAAAAAAAACAGGAGCTGAAGATCAGTTAATTCCTAAATCTGTTGAATATCGTATAGCTAATAACTATTCTTATATGTCAATTTTTGGCACGATATTCAGTTTATTTAAATTCTGCAGAAAAATAAAACCGGATATAATAGTTTCTTTTTTATGGAGAGCTAATATAGTCTCAGCTTTTGTTTCTTTATTTTGTCGCATTAAGCTTATTTTAGCAGAACACACGGTCACCGATATTTGTATAAGCGGCTATAAACATTCTTTCTTTAAGTCTGTAGTATTATCTCTATCGTACAGAATAGCAAATAAAATTATTGCGGTCTCAGATGACGTAAAGGATTCACTGATAAATTACCTGAAGGTTGACAAAAATAAAGTAGAAACAATTTATAATGGTGTAGACATAGTTACAATTGAAACTAACTCAATAGAAAAAGTGTCTTTGCCGTTCAAAGAATATTTAATATCGTGTGGTCGATTGGAAAAAGAGAAAAATTATTCATTTTTGTTAGAAGTGATAAACTTTTTAAAGCAGGAACTGTCTGTCAACATTCCTTTAGTGATACTTGGTGAAGGAAGAGAAAGAAATAAATTGGAAAAGAAAGCAAAGGATCTCAATATAGACCTTTTTATGCCGGGATATATTGAAAATCCGTATCCTTATATAAAAAACGCTAAAGCTTTTGTTCTTAGTTCAACGTATGAAGGTTTTCCGGGGGTAATACTTGAGGCCATGGTTTTAAAAACACCGATTATAACGGTTGCATGCCGTGGGGGAATAAATGAGATAATTAAAAATGGGGTAAATGGTATAATTGTTGAACAAAATAATATAAAAGCCTTTGCATCTGCGATTAAAGACTTGAAGCAGAATATACCCTTAAAAGAAAAACTTGTTGAAAATGCGTATAAAACTGTTCGTGAAAAATATGATATAAAAGAAATGCTGTTTAAATACGAATCAATTATGGAAGAGATAATCTATGAAAAAAAAATCTAA